A single genomic interval of Chryseobacterium paludis harbors:
- a CDS encoding biotin--[acetyl-CoA-carboxylase] ligase has product MAQLFYLKECSSTNDEISKFLLYENSDFIALHTFNQTKGRGQYGNTWSSIAEKNLAYTLAVGTNHFKLTDFMFNYYTAIVIRDFLANMTESDVKIKWPNDIILKSKKIVGILIEKKKINQKNYFIIGAGINILQEKFDEISNAGSLLTLTGRKFDLEEFTLKLHDFLVEKLNNIPSEGEIMKQFNQNLFRKDEISVFEIDKKRQNGIIKFSDEKGEIWIELEEGIRSFYHKEIKLLY; this is encoded by the coding sequence ATGGCTCAACTATTCTATCTAAAAGAGTGTTCTTCTACTAATGACGAAATTTCAAAGTTTTTACTTTACGAAAATTCAGATTTTATTGCTTTACATACATTTAACCAAACTAAAGGCCGCGGTCAATACGGAAATACATGGTCTTCCATAGCTGAAAAAAATCTCGCATACACACTAGCTGTAGGCACTAATCATTTCAAGCTCACGGATTTTATGTTCAATTATTATACCGCAATTGTTATCAGGGATTTCCTTGCCAATATGACTGAAAGTGATGTAAAGATAAAATGGCCCAATGATATTATTCTTAAAAGTAAGAAAATAGTAGGGATATTGATCGAAAAGAAAAAAATTAATCAAAAAAATTATTTCATCATTGGAGCAGGAATAAATATTCTTCAGGAGAAGTTTGATGAAATTTCCAATGCTGGTTCACTTCTAACGCTGACAGGCAGAAAATTCGATCTTGAGGAATTCACTTTAAAGCTACATGATTTCCTGGTTGAAAAACTGAATAATATTCCTTCAGAGGGAGAAATAATGAAACAATTCAATCAAAATCTATTTAGAAAAGATGAAATTTCTGTTTTCGAGATCGACAAAAAGAGACAAAATGGCATCATAAAATTCTCCGATGAAAAGGGAGAAATCTGGATCGAACTGGAAGAAGGTATACGTTCTTTTTACCACAAAGAAATTAAGCTTCTCTATTGA
- the rsfS gene encoding ribosome silencing factor produces MNKTVEKQELIDKIVEAIQDVKGEDIMIFDLSNIENSVAETFVICSGNSNTQVSALAGSVEKKVRNELQDRPWHVEGTDNAMWVLVDYVTVVVHIFQKQVREYYDIEELWGDAKITKIENEI; encoded by the coding sequence ATGAATAAGACAGTAGAAAAGCAAGAATTAATAGATAAAATCGTTGAAGCTATCCAAGATGTAAAAGGAGAAGACATTATGATCTTCGATCTTTCCAACATTGAAAACTCAGTGGCAGAAACGTTTGTAATATGTAGTGGAAACTCAAACACACAAGTTTCTGCATTAGCAGGAAGTGTAGAGAAGAAAGTGAGAAACGAACTTCAGGATAGACCTTGGCATGTCGAGGGAACTGATAACGCAATGTGGGTTTTGGTAGATTACGTAACAGTAGTTGTTCACATATTCCAAAAACAGGTACGGGAGTACTATGATATTGAGGAATTGTGGGGTGATGCTAAAATTACCAAAATTGAAAATGAAATTTAA